The Cataglyphis hispanica isolate Lineage 1 chromosome 5, ULB_Chis1_1.0, whole genome shotgun sequence genome has a segment encoding these proteins:
- the LOC126850103 gene encoding serine-rich adhesin for platelets-like isoform X37: MWKVILNVLTTLIVTRLIKADYYEYNQDLYKQNTTPFKCTEDGYHADPHDCRVYYRCVDWGNGNPLTTFRFECGVGTVFSKIKGDICTHPGDSGRPECAGSENELDSNLDNPPENPSPIWTTITPQQTTIQSPVTTPQSIITTQATTRKPETAQSSLTSRPTTDQPENNCKNELECTQEEFLADTCDCKKFYRCVDEGYGKFKKYDFTCGSGTVWDPEIQGCNHAWAVKGNCRQSLENENNINNDGQWHGDMGDNGEQGNDNIGSANQSGQPGQAGDLNNQPGESGQPGQAENPDGQPGQSGSPGYPGIAGTPGFPGYPGTPGSPGTPGSPGTPGSPGTPGSPGTPGSPGTPGSPGTPGSPGTPDSPGTPGFPGMPGSSGIPGSPGTPGPPGTPGSPGIAGSPGIPGSPGNQGTPGFPNNPSSSSYPETSGSSSTSCSPGTSETLSSSSSPDHQLSTDRCTKEGFFAHPNDCRKFYRCVSDGKSFTKYEFQCGVGTVWDSSIESCNHVYTVPHCNHTSDIIPNEPDTSLNEIDSTDRPDTSLLPPMQSSESSTIPPISSRPEISSSTQQAESITSKPIESSQTTSVSYLPPVSSTYPSTTMQVNESISNLPSVTQMTTSISYLPPSSTATTDVTSGSTPDSVSYLPPSTSASIDTKPITSTTSSPLQTGKYECNKEGFYSDPSNCKKFYRCIQGQSGYQKYEFECSPGTAWDQSVQTCNYIEQVASCSMKNNEIDQDSTSSTSNPISGSVITSSTTIASSQITATTSSSAIPTVANIPETSMELSTPEEDKTEASSTTITSVGEKPVSEKPEEIQMPESSSTENLSESSSEQSSSELSEESSSSTESHVSNCTTQKPNNTIVCNNEGFYPHPVRCDKFYRCVDNGNGFNVYHFDCPPGTIFDSSISVCNYPESVYPARDCTTGSTTLSSVNVESTTESETSKESTIITTTIQSTTQQAEESTIISSTTISSTITTTESTITSGTESTTVEISENTENMTESTVESITAITENIIDSSSTERTEAPDSTESTESEKSTTEFEESTTGSQEQSTTESQEQLTTESQEQLTTESQEQLTTESQEQLTTESSNTEGQEQSTTESQEQSTIESQEQSTTESQEQSTTESSELTTMKPASATPCAIGNLTDDQIALVCPTGFRRHPKYCNLFYQCTSEGNMEIKILVLSCPENTIFDEKKIQCLPADKSSDPCTGAKANVRLYRRLENNALSPVKVSSNQLCPEEGHFPYQQGCSNNFYKCKQDIRDNLQGYFYKCPENFIYWSISRRCERVTRLPMCSHLANRNKTDWNNRWQIPTEDFNLSARMLRFS, from the exons ATGTGGAAAGTGATCCTGAATGTTTTAACGACATTAATTGTAACAAGACTGATAAAAGCTG attattatgaatataaccAAGATCTATACAAACAGAATACTACTCCCTTCAAGTGTACAGAGGATGGTTACCATGCTGATCCGCATGACTGCAGGGTTTACTACAGATGCGTGGATTGGGGCAACGGCAACCCATTGACAACCTTTAGATTCGAATGTGGAGTAGGCactgtattttcaaaaattaaaggagATATTTGCACACATCCGGGAGATAGCGGTCGCCCTGAATGCGCCGGATCTGAAAATGAACTTGATTCAAATCTAGATAATCCTCCAGAGAATCCTTCTCCCATATGGACAACAATCACACCGCAACAAACCACTATACAATCTCCAGTGACTACACCACAATCAATAATTACGACCCAAGCGACAACCAGAAAACCGGAAACAGCGCAATCATCGCTAACAAGCCGACCAACCACAGATCAaccagaaaataattgtaaaaatgaacTTGAATGTACACAAGAAGAATTTCTAGCCGATACCTGCgactgcaaaaaattttatagatgcgTAGATGAAGGTTACGGAAAGTTTAAAAAGTATGATTTTACATGCGGTTCGGGAACTGTTTGGGACCCAGAAATTCAAGGGTGCAATCATGCCTGGGCTGTCAAAGGAAATTGCAGGCAAAGCTTGgaaaatgaaaacaatattaataatgatggaCAATGGCACGGAGACATGGGAGATAATGGCGAACAAGGAAATGATAATATTGGCAGTGCAAACCAGTCTGGTCAACCAGGACAAGCCGGAGATCTTAATAATCAGCCAGGAGAATCGGGACAACCAGGACAAGCTGAAAATCCAGATGGTCAACCGGGACAATCGGGTTCTCCAGGCTACCCAGGAATAGCAGGCACTCCAGGTTTTCCCGGCTATCCGGGAACACCAGGTTCTCCAGGCACGCCTGGTTCTCCAGGTACGCCAG GTTCTCCGGGCACGCCAGGTTCTCCGGGCACGCCAG GTTCTCCGGGCACGCCAGGTTCTCCAGGTACACCGGGATCTCCAGGTACACCAGATTCTCCAGGCACGCCAGGTTTTCCAGGCATGCCAGGTTCTTCAGGCATTCCGGGTTCTCCAGGTACACCGGGTCCTCCAGGTACACCAGGTTCTCCGGGTATAGCAGGTTCTCCGGGCATTCCAGGCTCTCCTGGAAATCAAGGGACTCCAGGTTTTCCGAACAATCCAAGCTCTTCGAGCTATCCAGAGACATCAGGTTCTTCAAGCACGTCATGTTCTCCTGGAACTTCTGAAACTTTGAGTTCATCAAGCTCCCCTGACCATCAATTATCGACAG ATCGTTGTACGAAAGAAGGCTTTTTTGCTCATCCAAATGATTGTCGCAAGTTTTATCGATGCGTAAGTGATGGCAAGTCTTTTACAAAATACGAATTTCAATGCGGTGTTGGAACTGTCTGGGATTCATCTATTGAAAGTTGTAATCACGTTTACACCGTACCACATTGCAATCATACAAGCGATATAATTCCGAATGAACCCGACACATCGCTAAACGAAATAGATAGCACCGACAGGCCGGATACGAGTTTATTACCGCCTATGCAATCTTCAGAAAGTTCTACTATTCCACCTATATCTTCAAGACCGGAGATATCGTCTTCGACTCAGCAGGCTGAAAGTATTACGAGTAAACCTATTGAATCATCCCAAACTACATCAGTTTCTTATTTGCCACCCGTTAGTAGTACATATCCATCTACAACAATGCAAGTTAACGAATCCATTTCTAATCTGCCTTCCGTAACTCAAATGACCACTTCTATATCCTATTTACCACCTTCAAGTACTGCAACTACAGATGTAACATCTGGATCCACGCCCGATTCTGTTTCATATTTGCCACCTAGTACTAGCGCATCTATAGATACAAAACCCATAACGAGCACTACATCGTCTCCGCTTCAAACTGGAAAATACGAATGTAATAAAGAAGGTTTCTATTCGGATCCTagtaattgcaaaaaattctatCGTTGTATACAAGGCCAATCTGGTTATCAAAAGTACGAGTTTGAATGTAGTCCAGGCACAGCATGGGATCAATCCGTACAAACATGCAATTATATTGAACAAGTAGCTTCGtgttcaatgaaaaataacgaGATCGATCAAGATTCGACATCCAGTACTTCTAATCCCATATCTGGATCTGTTATCACAAGTTCTACAACTATTGCCTCCAGTCAAATCACTGCAACTACCTCGTCATCCGCAATTCCAACAGTTGCCAATATTCCAGAAACATCTATGGAATTGTCTACGCCGGAAGAAGATAAAACAGAAGCTTCGTCAACAACAATTACTAGCGTCGGCGAAAAACCAGTTTCAGAAAAACCAGAAGAAATTCAAATGCCTGAAAGCTCCAGCACGGAAAATTTATCCGAATCCTCATCCGAACAATCTAGTTCCGAATTAAGCGAAGAATCATCTTCATCTACTGAGTCACACGTATCAAATTGCACGACTCAAAAGCCAAACAATACGATAGTATGCAACAACGAAGGTTTCTATCCACATCCAGTTCGATGTGATAAGTTCTATCGCTGCGTTGATAATGGCAATGGTTTCAACGTGTATCATTTTGATTGTCCACCAGGCACTATATTTGATTCTAGCATCAGCGTATGCAATTATCCTGAATCTGTTTATCCTGCGAGAGATTGTACGACTGGAAGTACTACTTTGAGCAGTGTTAACGTGGAATCCACAACCGAATCTGAAACGTCAAAAGAATCAACGATAATTACCACTACTATACAGAGTACAACTCAACAAGCAGAAGAAAGCACAATTATATCTAGTACAACGATATCGTCTACAATAACTACTACAGAAAGCACTATAACTTCTGGTACAGAATCCACAACTGTggaaatatcagaaaatacCGAAAATATGACAGAGTCCACTGTTGAATCAATTACTGCCAtcacagaaaatattatcgattcaTCTAGCACTGAACGGACTGAAGCTCCTGACTCCACGGAATCAACGGAGTCTGAAAAATCCACGACCGAATTTGAAGAATCTACAACAGGATCTCAGGAACAATCGACGACTGAATCGCAGGAGCAATTGACGACTGAATCGCAGGAGCAATTGACGACTGAATCGCAAGAGCAATTGACGACTGAATCGCAAGAGCAATTAACGACAGAATCATCTAATACGGAAGGTCAAGAGCAATCAACGACTGAATCGCAGGAGCAATCAACGATAGAATCTCAAGAACAGTCTACGACAGAGTCTCAGGAACAATCGACGACTGAATCATCAGAACTAACAACGATGAAACCAGCATCTGCAACACCTTGCGCTATAGGCAATTTGACCGATGACCAAATAGCTCTAGTTTGTCCTACTGGCTTCCGAAGGCAtccaaaatattgcaatttattctaTCAATGTACCTCCGAGGGAAATATGGAAATCAAAATCCTCGTATTGAGTTGCCCCGAAAATACTATATTTGATGAGAAAAAGATTCAGTGTCTACCTGCAGATAAAAGTAGTGATCCATGCACAGGCGCCAAAGCAAACGTCAGATTATATAGAAGACTGGAAAATAATGCTTTATCTCCC GTAAAAGTATCGTCAAATCAGCTTTGTCCGGAAGAAGGACATTTCCCTTACCAACAAGGTTGCagtaacaatttttacaaGTGTAAACAGGACATTCGAGACAATTTACAAGGATACTTTTACAAATGTCCCGAGAACTTTATCTATTGGTCGATTTCCAGAAGATGCGAACGCGTGACGCGTCTTCCAATGTGTTCGCATTTGGCGAACAGAAACAAAACCGATTGGAACAATAGATGGCAAATACCAACCGAAGACTTTAATCTTTCCGCCAGAATGTTACGTTTCTCATGA
- the LOC126850103 gene encoding serine-rich adhesin for platelets-like isoform X38 translates to MWKVILNVLTTLIVTRLIKADYYEYNQDLYKQNTTPFKCTEDGYHADPHDCRVYYRCVDWGNGNPLTTFRFECGVGTVFSKIKGDICTHPGDSGRPECAGSENELDSNLDNPPENPSPIWTTITPQQTTIQSPVTTPQSIITTQATTRKPETAQSSLTSRPTTDQPENNCKNELECTQEEFLADTCDCKKFYRCVDEGYGKFKKYDFTCGSGTVWDPEIQGCNHAWAVKGNCRQSLENENNINNDGQWHGDMGDNGEQGNDNIGSANQSGQPGQAGDLNNQPGESGQPGQAENPDGQPGQSGSPGYPGIAGTPGFPGYPGTPGSPGTPGSPGTPGSPGTPGSPGTPGSPGTPGSPGTPGSPGTPDSPGTPGFPGMPGSSGIPGSPGTPGPPGTPGSPGIAGSPGIPGSPGNQGTPGFPNNPSSSSYPETSGSSSTSCSPGTSETLSSSSSPDHQLSTDRCTKEGFFAHPNDCRKFYRCVSDGKSFTKYEFQCGVGTVWDSSIESCNHVYTVPHCNHTSDIIPNEPDTSLNEIDSTDRPDTSLLPPMQSSESSTIPPISSRPEISSSTQQAESITSKPIESSQTTSVSYLPPVSSTYPSTTMQVNESISNLPSVTQMTTSISYLPPSSTATTDVTSGSTPDSVSYLPPSTSASIDTKPITSTTSSPLQTGKYECNKEGFYSDPSNCKKFYRCIQGQSGYQKYEFECSPGTAWDQSVQTCNYIEQVASCSMKNNEIDQDSTSSTSNPISGSVITSSTTIASSQITATTSSSAIPTVANIPETSMELSTPEEDKTEASSTTITSVGEKPVSEKPEEIQMPESSSTENLSESSSEQSSSELSEESSSSTESHVSNCTTQKPNNTIVCNNEGFYPHPVRCDKFYRCVDNGNGFNVYHFDCPPGTIFDSSISVCNYPESVYPARDCTTGSTTLSSVNVESTTESETSKESTIITTTIQSTTQQAEESTIISSTTISSTITTTESTITSGTESTTVEISENTENMTESTVESITAITENIIDSSSTERTEAPDSTESTESEKSTTEFEESTTGSQEQSTTESQEQLTTESQEQLTTESQEQLTTESQEQLTTESSNTEGQEQSTTESQEQSTIESQEQSTTESQEQSTTESSELTTMKPASATPCAIGNLTDDQIALVCPTGFRRHPKYCNLFYQCTSEGNMEIKILVLSCPENTIFDEKKIQCLPADKSSDPCTGAKANVRLYRRLENNALSPVKVSSNQLCPEEGHFPYQQGCSNNFYKCKQDIRDNLQGYFYKCPENFIYWSISRRCERVTRLPMCSHLANRNKTDWNNRWQIPTEDFNLSARMLRFS, encoded by the exons ATGTGGAAAGTGATCCTGAATGTTTTAACGACATTAATTGTAACAAGACTGATAAAAGCTG attattatgaatataaccAAGATCTATACAAACAGAATACTACTCCCTTCAAGTGTACAGAGGATGGTTACCATGCTGATCCGCATGACTGCAGGGTTTACTACAGATGCGTGGATTGGGGCAACGGCAACCCATTGACAACCTTTAGATTCGAATGTGGAGTAGGCactgtattttcaaaaattaaaggagATATTTGCACACATCCGGGAGATAGCGGTCGCCCTGAATGCGCCGGATCTGAAAATGAACTTGATTCAAATCTAGATAATCCTCCAGAGAATCCTTCTCCCATATGGACAACAATCACACCGCAACAAACCACTATACAATCTCCAGTGACTACACCACAATCAATAATTACGACCCAAGCGACAACCAGAAAACCGGAAACAGCGCAATCATCGCTAACAAGCCGACCAACCACAGATCAaccagaaaataattgtaaaaatgaacTTGAATGTACACAAGAAGAATTTCTAGCCGATACCTGCgactgcaaaaaattttatagatgcgTAGATGAAGGTTACGGAAAGTTTAAAAAGTATGATTTTACATGCGGTTCGGGAACTGTTTGGGACCCAGAAATTCAAGGGTGCAATCATGCCTGGGCTGTCAAAGGAAATTGCAGGCAAAGCTTGgaaaatgaaaacaatattaataatgatggaCAATGGCACGGAGACATGGGAGATAATGGCGAACAAGGAAATGATAATATTGGCAGTGCAAACCAGTCTGGTCAACCAGGACAAGCCGGAGATCTTAATAATCAGCCAGGAGAATCGGGACAACCAGGACAAGCTGAAAATCCAGATGGTCAACCGGGACAATCGGGTTCTCCAGGCTACCCAGGAATAGCAGGCACTCCAGGTTTTCCCGGCTATCCGGGAACACCAGGTTCTCCAGGCACGCCTG GTTCTCCGGGCACGCCAGGTTCTCCGGGCACGCCAGGTTCTCCGGGCACGCCAG GTTCTCCGGGCACGCCAGGTTCTCCAGGTACACCGGGATCTCCAGGTACACCAGATTCTCCAGGCACGCCAGGTTTTCCAGGCATGCCAGGTTCTTCAGGCATTCCGGGTTCTCCAGGTACACCGGGTCCTCCAGGTACACCAGGTTCTCCGGGTATAGCAGGTTCTCCGGGCATTCCAGGCTCTCCTGGAAATCAAGGGACTCCAGGTTTTCCGAACAATCCAAGCTCTTCGAGCTATCCAGAGACATCAGGTTCTTCAAGCACGTCATGTTCTCCTGGAACTTCTGAAACTTTGAGTTCATCAAGCTCCCCTGACCATCAATTATCGACAG ATCGTTGTACGAAAGAAGGCTTTTTTGCTCATCCAAATGATTGTCGCAAGTTTTATCGATGCGTAAGTGATGGCAAGTCTTTTACAAAATACGAATTTCAATGCGGTGTTGGAACTGTCTGGGATTCATCTATTGAAAGTTGTAATCACGTTTACACCGTACCACATTGCAATCATACAAGCGATATAATTCCGAATGAACCCGACACATCGCTAAACGAAATAGATAGCACCGACAGGCCGGATACGAGTTTATTACCGCCTATGCAATCTTCAGAAAGTTCTACTATTCCACCTATATCTTCAAGACCGGAGATATCGTCTTCGACTCAGCAGGCTGAAAGTATTACGAGTAAACCTATTGAATCATCCCAAACTACATCAGTTTCTTATTTGCCACCCGTTAGTAGTACATATCCATCTACAACAATGCAAGTTAACGAATCCATTTCTAATCTGCCTTCCGTAACTCAAATGACCACTTCTATATCCTATTTACCACCTTCAAGTACTGCAACTACAGATGTAACATCTGGATCCACGCCCGATTCTGTTTCATATTTGCCACCTAGTACTAGCGCATCTATAGATACAAAACCCATAACGAGCACTACATCGTCTCCGCTTCAAACTGGAAAATACGAATGTAATAAAGAAGGTTTCTATTCGGATCCTagtaattgcaaaaaattctatCGTTGTATACAAGGCCAATCTGGTTATCAAAAGTACGAGTTTGAATGTAGTCCAGGCACAGCATGGGATCAATCCGTACAAACATGCAATTATATTGAACAAGTAGCTTCGtgttcaatgaaaaataacgaGATCGATCAAGATTCGACATCCAGTACTTCTAATCCCATATCTGGATCTGTTATCACAAGTTCTACAACTATTGCCTCCAGTCAAATCACTGCAACTACCTCGTCATCCGCAATTCCAACAGTTGCCAATATTCCAGAAACATCTATGGAATTGTCTACGCCGGAAGAAGATAAAACAGAAGCTTCGTCAACAACAATTACTAGCGTCGGCGAAAAACCAGTTTCAGAAAAACCAGAAGAAATTCAAATGCCTGAAAGCTCCAGCACGGAAAATTTATCCGAATCCTCATCCGAACAATCTAGTTCCGAATTAAGCGAAGAATCATCTTCATCTACTGAGTCACACGTATCAAATTGCACGACTCAAAAGCCAAACAATACGATAGTATGCAACAACGAAGGTTTCTATCCACATCCAGTTCGATGTGATAAGTTCTATCGCTGCGTTGATAATGGCAATGGTTTCAACGTGTATCATTTTGATTGTCCACCAGGCACTATATTTGATTCTAGCATCAGCGTATGCAATTATCCTGAATCTGTTTATCCTGCGAGAGATTGTACGACTGGAAGTACTACTTTGAGCAGTGTTAACGTGGAATCCACAACCGAATCTGAAACGTCAAAAGAATCAACGATAATTACCACTACTATACAGAGTACAACTCAACAAGCAGAAGAAAGCACAATTATATCTAGTACAACGATATCGTCTACAATAACTACTACAGAAAGCACTATAACTTCTGGTACAGAATCCACAACTGTggaaatatcagaaaatacCGAAAATATGACAGAGTCCACTGTTGAATCAATTACTGCCAtcacagaaaatattatcgattcaTCTAGCACTGAACGGACTGAAGCTCCTGACTCCACGGAATCAACGGAGTCTGAAAAATCCACGACCGAATTTGAAGAATCTACAACAGGATCTCAGGAACAATCGACGACTGAATCGCAGGAGCAATTGACGACTGAATCGCAGGAGCAATTGACGACTGAATCGCAAGAGCAATTGACGACTGAATCGCAAGAGCAATTAACGACAGAATCATCTAATACGGAAGGTCAAGAGCAATCAACGACTGAATCGCAGGAGCAATCAACGATAGAATCTCAAGAACAGTCTACGACAGAGTCTCAGGAACAATCGACGACTGAATCATCAGAACTAACAACGATGAAACCAGCATCTGCAACACCTTGCGCTATAGGCAATTTGACCGATGACCAAATAGCTCTAGTTTGTCCTACTGGCTTCCGAAGGCAtccaaaatattgcaatttattctaTCAATGTACCTCCGAGGGAAATATGGAAATCAAAATCCTCGTATTGAGTTGCCCCGAAAATACTATATTTGATGAGAAAAAGATTCAGTGTCTACCTGCAGATAAAAGTAGTGATCCATGCACAGGCGCCAAAGCAAACGTCAGATTATATAGAAGACTGGAAAATAATGCTTTATCTCCC GTAAAAGTATCGTCAAATCAGCTTTGTCCGGAAGAAGGACATTTCCCTTACCAACAAGGTTGCagtaacaatttttacaaGTGTAAACAGGACATTCGAGACAATTTACAAGGATACTTTTACAAATGTCCCGAGAACTTTATCTATTGGTCGATTTCCAGAAGATGCGAACGCGTGACGCGTCTTCCAATGTGTTCGCATTTGGCGAACAGAAACAAAACCGATTGGAACAATAGATGGCAAATACCAACCGAAGACTTTAATCTTTCCGCCAGAATGTTACGTTTCTCATGA